From the genome of Deltaproteobacteria bacterium:
GACGCCCGCCGCGGGGAGCAGGTAGTTCATCACGGTGAAGATCGACTTCTTGATCTCGCCCGCGTACAGGGTTCCGCCGATCAGCACCTCCTTGCGCCCGAAGTGGATCAGGATGAAGACCTCGCTCCGCGTCCCGTCCATCTCGGGGCGGGAGTGGAAGCCGGGTGCGCTGATGACCGTGAACCCCGGGACGTGGCGCAGGAGCGCCTCCCGGTCCGTCACGGGGAGAAACATGTTCCGGGCGAACAGGGCATGCCACGCCATCTCGGTGATGACCCGGATCGGTAGCCGGTGCGCCTCGTCCGCGCCCACGTGGCAATCCTGGACGAAGAGCTCCCTCCCCTCGAGGTAGGAGAACAGCCGTGCCCGGAGCGCCTCGTACTTGTCGGCGGCGAAGGGGCGGTTCGTCTTTCCCCAGTGGATCGACCGATCGCTTCCGGGCTCCCGGACGAAGAAGCGGTCGTTGGGGGACCGGCCCGTGTACTCGCCGGTCCGCACGACGAGGGGACCGGAGGCCGCCAGGTGTCCTTCGCGACGCCGCAGCGAATGCTCGAGCAGCGCCGAACGCGAGAGGTTCCACCAGACGGCCTCGGCCTTCCGGATTCCGTGGAAGGAGAGATCGTCGGCCCGGTTCCCGTTCGAATGTACCCTCAAGGCAAGCCTCCTCTTTGCCATCGATCGACGCGAAGCCTATCGATCGATCTTACCACTCCGCGCGGCGGTGCTCCGCGTGGCGGGGGGCCGCTTTGCCGGCTCCGAACCCCGGAGTCCACTTCGATTCGCGGCGCGAGCGGCCCGGGCGGCCGTCGGGACGCGTGTTGGAGGCGTCGTGCTTGCCCTGATGGGACGGCATGCCGGGGTGGACCTGGGAGAGCGCCGCCGCGCCGTGCGCGTGCCGCGGGTCGAGGTCCGTCGGTGTCCCGGCGCCGTACCCGGAGCGGTACGACGGATCCTCCGCCACCGGGAGATGTTTGTGGATGAGCCGTTCGATGTCGGCGAGGAAGGGGCGCTCCTCGAAGGAGCAGAACGACAGGGCGATCCCGGAGGCGCCGGCCCGGCCCGTGCGTCCGATCCGGTGAACGTAGCTTTCCGGCTCGTTCGGGAGGTCGAAGTTTACCACGTGCGACAGGTCGACGATGTCGAGGCCCCGGGCGGCGATGTCCGTCGCCACGAGCACTCTCGTCACGCCCCGCTTGAAGCTCGCCAGCGCCTTCTCGCGGGCGTTTTGCGACTTGTTGCCGTGGATCGACTCGGCCCGGACCTGGTAGCGCTCGAGTTGTTTGGTGACCGCGTCGGCGCCGTGCTTTGTGCGCGTGAAGACCAGCGCGTTCTTGATGGCGGGGCCGTCCAGAAGGTGCTTGAGGAGCTTGATTTTTTCGGATTTCTCCACATAGTGGACCCGCTGCTCCACGGCCTCGGCGGGAGTCGCCACGGGGGTGACGGCCACCCGGACCGGGTCGCGGAGGATGGTGTCGGCGAGCCCCTGGATTTCCCTCGGCATCGTGGCCGAGAAGAAGAGGGTCTGCCGCTTCGCGGGCAGCTGGTCGATGACCCGCCGGATGTCGTGAATGAAGCCCATGTCGAGCATCCGGTCGGCCTCGTCGAGGACGAAGGTATCGACGGTCCGCAGCTGCACGAGTCCCTGCGACATCAGGTCGAGGAGCCGTCCGGGCGTGGCGACGAGGATGTCGATCCCCCGCCGGAGAGCCGCCGCCTGCGGGCCCTGGTTGACGCCGCCGAAGACGATGGCGTGCTTGAGGGCCGTGTGCTTGCCGTACGCACCGAAGCTCTCCGCGATCTGGGAGGCCAGCTCCCGCGTCGGCGTCAGCACGAGGACGCGGATGGGGCGCCGACCGGTCCCTTTCCAAGGAATCCCCTGGAGGCGGTGGAGGATCGGGAGCGCGAAGGCGGCCGTCTTCCCGGTGCCGGTCTGGGCGCAACCGATCAGGTCCTTCCCCGCGAGCACGAGGGGGATCGCCTTCTCCTGGATGGGGGTCGGGATGGTGTAGTTCTTCTCCGCTACGGCGCGGAGGATCTCGGGTCGGAGCCCGAACTCTTCAAACGACATCTTCTTTTCCAACAGTTGTTCTGTCTGCATCTTCTCTCTTCTCCTGACGTTTTTTTTCACCAAGCACAACCGGTGGGCGGGACAGTGTGCCCGTCCGATCTTCCGCATGGTGAA
Proteins encoded in this window:
- a CDS encoding DEAD/DEAH box helicase, producing MSFEEFGLRPEILRAVAEKNYTIPTPIQEKAIPLVLAGKDLIGCAQTGTGKTAAFALPILHRLQGIPWKGTGRRPIRVLVLTPTRELASQIAESFGAYGKHTALKHAIVFGGVNQGPQAAALRRGIDILVATPGRLLDLMSQGLVQLRTVDTFVLDEADRMLDMGFIHDIRRVIDQLPAKRQTLFFSATMPREIQGLADTILRDPVRVAVTPVATPAEAVEQRVHYVEKSEKIKLLKHLLDGPAIKNALVFTRTKHGADAVTKQLERYQVRAESIHGNKSQNAREKALASFKRGVTRVLVATDIAARGLDIVDLSHVVNFDLPNEPESYVHRIGRTGRAGASGIALSFCSFEERPFLADIERLIHKHLPVAEDPSYRSGYGAGTPTDLDPRHAHGAAALSQVHPGMPSHQGKHDASNTRPDGRPGRSRRESKWTPGFGAGKAAPRHAEHRRAEW